The Tistrella mobilis genome window below encodes:
- a CDS encoding primary-amine oxidase: MDCCHGQATRTLDVLHPLRPLSPDEIRKAVSIVRTRPELAGLAIETVELKEPDKAAYRAGSPVPREARVNLFSLHRLGVTRTVVDLDAGAVTAVTEAPDARPMIQLEQFMAIEDIVKASPDFVAACAKRGITDMAMVCVDPWSAGNFSVPGEEDRHLCHTFAWLRLRENENFYAHPIEGVNAVVDLKTQEVIRVDDYGVVPVPMGEHNYESQFRDSFRPALKPLNVVQPEGVSFRLDGPVLSWDKWSLVVGFNARESLTLHDIRYDGRPVIHRASLVEMVVPYGSPDNGHFRKNVFDIGEYGIGKLANSLKLGCDCLGAIEYLDVHLATMSGEVMTIEKAICIHEEDSGLLWKHWDFRTERAEVRRARKLVVSCICTVGNYEYALYWYFHIDGTIEFEMKATGIINTAACIPGQPPKYGREVAPGVVGHIHQHIFCARLDMAIDGDANSFVECNTYAEAPGPDNPYGNAFYEAQTVLKTELEACRRIDPASHRYWKVINPGRLNHAGTPVAYKLEPGHCVTPFVHPDSPSGKRAGFVQNHVWVTAYDPEERFPAGEHMNHSTGAGGLPDFVKQDRPIENADIVLWHVFGLHHPVRIEDFPVQPCVMTGFKLMPSGFFNGNPCIDMAPETNAASCCAHASA; the protein is encoded by the coding sequence ATGGATTGCTGCCACGGCCAGGCCACCCGCACCCTCGACGTGCTGCACCCGCTGCGTCCGCTGTCACCGGACGAGATCCGCAAGGCGGTCTCGATCGTCCGCACCCGGCCCGAACTGGCCGGGCTCGCCATCGAAACCGTCGAGTTGAAAGAGCCCGACAAGGCCGCCTATCGGGCCGGGAGCCCGGTCCCGCGTGAGGCGCGGGTCAACCTGTTCAGCCTGCACCGGCTGGGCGTCACCCGCACCGTGGTCGACCTGGATGCGGGCGCCGTCACCGCGGTCACCGAAGCGCCGGATGCCCGGCCGATGATCCAGCTGGAACAGTTCATGGCGATCGAGGACATCGTGAAGGCGAGCCCCGATTTCGTCGCCGCCTGTGCGAAGCGCGGCATTACCGACATGGCGATGGTCTGCGTCGACCCCTGGTCGGCGGGCAATTTCTCGGTGCCGGGAGAGGAAGACCGCCATCTCTGCCACACCTTCGCCTGGCTGCGGCTGCGCGAGAACGAAAACTTCTACGCCCATCCGATCGAGGGCGTGAATGCGGTGGTCGACCTGAAGACGCAGGAGGTCATCCGGGTCGACGATTACGGCGTCGTGCCGGTGCCGATGGGAGAGCACAATTACGAATCCCAGTTCCGCGACAGCTTCCGCCCGGCGCTGAAGCCGCTCAACGTGGTTCAGCCCGAAGGCGTCAGCTTCCGCCTCGACGGCCCCGTGCTCAGCTGGGACAAGTGGTCGCTGGTGGTGGGCTTCAATGCCCGCGAATCGCTCACCCTCCACGACATCCGCTATGACGGCCGGCCGGTCATCCACCGCGCCTCGCTGGTCGAGATGGTTGTGCCCTATGGCAGCCCCGACAACGGCCATTTCCGCAAGAACGTGTTCGACATCGGCGAATACGGCATCGGCAAGCTCGCCAATTCGCTCAAGCTCGGCTGCGACTGCCTGGGCGCCATCGAATATCTCGACGTCCATCTCGCCACCATGAGCGGCGAGGTGATGACCATCGAGAAGGCGATCTGCATCCATGAAGAGGATTCCGGCCTGCTCTGGAAGCACTGGGACTTCCGCACCGAACGGGCCGAGGTGCGCCGGGCGCGCAAGCTGGTGGTGTCGTGCATCTGCACGGTCGGCAATTACGAATATGCGCTCTACTGGTACTTCCACATCGACGGCACGATCGAGTTCGAGATGAAGGCGACGGGCATCATCAACACCGCCGCCTGCATCCCCGGCCAGCCGCCCAAATACGGCCGCGAGGTGGCGCCGGGGGTGGTCGGCCATATCCATCAGCACATTTTCTGCGCCCGGCTGGACATGGCGATCGACGGCGACGCCAACAGCTTCGTCGAGTGCAACACCTATGCCGAGGCGCCGGGCCCCGACAACCCCTATGGCAATGCCTTCTACGAGGCCCAGACGGTGCTGAAGACCGAGCTGGAGGCCTGCCGGCGGATCGATCCCGCCAGCCATCGTTATTGGAAGGTGATCAACCCCGGCCGGCTGAACCATGCCGGCACGCCGGTCGCCTACAAGCTGGAACCCGGCCATTGCGTCACCCCCTTCGTCCATCCCGACAGCCCCTCGGGAAAGCGGGCGGGCTTCGTGCAGAACCATGTCTGGGTCACCGCCTATGATCCGGAAGAGCGCTTCCCGGCGGGCGAGCATATGAACCATTCGACCGGCGCCGGCGGCCTGCCCGATTTCGTGAAGCAGGACCGGCCGATCGAGAATGCCGACATCGTGCTCTGGCATGTCTTCGGCCTGCACCACCCGGTCCGGATCGAGGATTTCCCCGTCCAGCCCTGCGTGATGACCGGCTTCAAGCTGATGCCGTCGGGTTTCTTCAACGGCAATCCCTGCATCGACATGGCGCCCGAGACCAACGCCGCCAGCTGCTGCGCCCACGCCTCGGCCTGA
- a CDS encoding sulfite exporter TauE/SafE family protein, which yields MAVLPTFMGGLLLGLAGSLHCAGICGGIASATLLAARPAATARGRAGALLRIQSGRALTYTLAGAVAGTGSAGVAGLLDLAGANQLLRVAAALNLLWVGAALAGIGRGPRLLDGLARRAGAAAAGLLPQPVPAGPGVRAVALGAVWGLMPCGMVYAALLTALLAGSATGGALVMAGFALGTMPAVAAAALGAGGLITRARHGAPRLRLAAGVGLGLIGLVTLAVPPALLTEICLF from the coding sequence ATGGCCGTGCTGCCGACCTTCATGGGCGGGCTGCTTCTGGGGCTGGCGGGCAGCCTGCATTGCGCCGGCATCTGCGGCGGCATCGCCTCTGCCACCCTGCTTGCCGCCCGGCCCGCCGCCACGGCCCGCGGCCGGGCCGGGGCGCTGCTGCGCATCCAGTCGGGGCGGGCGCTCACCTACACTCTGGCCGGCGCCGTGGCCGGGACCGGCTCGGCCGGGGTCGCCGGGCTGCTCGATCTGGCCGGCGCCAACCAGCTGCTCAGGGTTGCAGCGGCGCTGAACCTGCTCTGGGTGGGGGCCGCCCTGGCCGGCATCGGCCGGGGGCCACGGCTGCTCGACGGCCTGGCCCGCCGGGCGGGTGCCGCCGCAGCCGGGCTGCTGCCGCAGCCGGTTCCCGCCGGCCCCGGTGTCCGCGCCGTCGCATTGGGGGCGGTCTGGGGGCTGATGCCCTGCGGCATGGTCTATGCCGCCCTGCTCACCGCCCTGCTCGCCGGATCCGCCACCGGCGGCGCGCTGGTGATGGCGGGCTTCGCCCTCGGCACCATGCCGGCGGTCGCCGCCGCGGCACTCGGGGCGGGCGGGCTCATCACCCGGGCCCGCCACGGCGCACCACGGCTGCGGCTGGCGGCGGGTGTCGGTCTGGGTCTGATCGGCCTCGTCACCCTGGCGGTGCCGCCGGCCCTGCTCACCGAAATCTGCCTGTTTTAG
- the qhpR gene encoding AraC-like transcriptional regulator QhpR, translating into MISPHHFGTITSGAIDGLTSIIRSKGGRPEEVYARIGLPPEPGGAEVLPLASFTATLEAAAADTGSTTFGLDYGRVFDIRRLGGVGEVFHCDLTVGGALEKFCRYLPTAQDNTRVRLEVAGDLARLSYEIEDPTVHERAQDANFTLALQHHVVAWLAGPRFRASRVEFRHQPQGDVPDYRHHFDCPVRFGARENALLFPAHWLDAAIPTADPGRCRRVEDDLARRMARHTARIDFTAGIEAWMVEALHRGMPVELAGLAADLGMSPRTLQRKLDAAGVAFADLRNRVRLRLARAMLTETRMPVTQIALHLGYSETSAFTRAFKAMTGRSPAAFRAA; encoded by the coding sequence ATGATCTCGCCCCATCACTTCGGTACCATCACCTCGGGCGCCATTGACGGACTGACCTCGATCATCAGGTCGAAGGGCGGCAGGCCGGAAGAGGTCTATGCCCGGATCGGCCTGCCGCCCGAGCCGGGCGGGGCCGAGGTTCTGCCGCTCGCCAGCTTCACCGCCACCCTGGAAGCCGCCGCCGCCGATACCGGCTCCACCACCTTCGGGCTCGATTACGGCCGGGTCTTCGACATCCGCCGGCTGGGCGGGGTGGGGGAGGTGTTTCACTGCGATCTGACGGTCGGCGGCGCGCTGGAGAAGTTCTGCCGCTATCTGCCCACCGCCCAGGACAACACCCGGGTCCGGCTGGAGGTCGCGGGCGATCTTGCCCGGCTGTCCTACGAAATCGAGGATCCGACGGTGCATGAACGGGCCCAGGACGCCAATTTCACCCTGGCGCTGCAGCATCATGTCGTGGCCTGGCTGGCCGGGCCGCGCTTCCGGGCGAGCCGGGTGGAGTTCCGCCACCAGCCCCAGGGCGACGTGCCCGACTATCGCCATCATTTCGACTGCCCGGTCCGCTTCGGTGCGCGCGAGAACGCGCTGCTCTTCCCCGCCCACTGGCTGGATGCCGCAATCCCGACCGCCGATCCCGGCCGCTGCCGGCGGGTGGAAGACGATCTCGCCCGCCGGATGGCCCGCCACACCGCCCGGATCGATTTCACCGCCGGCATCGAGGCCTGGATGGTCGAGGCGCTGCATCGCGGCATGCCGGTGGAACTGGCCGGCCTCGCCGCCGATCTGGGCATGAGCCCGCGCACCCTGCAGCGCAAGCTCGACGCCGCGGGCGTGGCCTTCGCCGATCTGCGCAACCGGGTCCGGCTGCGCCTCGCCCGGGCGATGCTGACCGAAACCCGGATGCCGGTCACCCAGATCGCGCTGCATCTGGGCTATAGCGAAACCAGCGCCTTCACCCGTGCCTTCAAGGCGATGACCGGCCGGTCACCCGCCGCCTTCAGGGCGGCATAA
- the xth gene encoding exodeoxyribonuclease III, whose product MTDRLRLITWNINSLRLRMPLLGRVVEETRPDVVCLQETKVDDANFPLEAVQALGFAHVSFRGDKGYNGVAILSKRPIEPAGHRFWGGVEDARHISARLPDGMIVHNFYVPAGGDVPDPEVNPKFAHKLRFLDDLTAWGPEIAGSTAPRIMVGDLNIAPLETDVWSHKQLLKVVSHTPVEVEKLDAVQAAGAWVDVVRQVIPPEQKLYSWWSYRARDWAAADRGRRLDHIWTDATLAPRVRGALVLKEARGWEQPSDHVPVMVDIDPA is encoded by the coding sequence ATGACCGACCGCCTGCGCCTGATCACCTGGAACATCAATTCGCTGCGGCTGCGCATGCCGCTGCTGGGCCGGGTGGTGGAGGAGACCCGCCCCGACGTGGTCTGCCTGCAGGAGACCAAGGTCGACGACGCCAATTTTCCGCTGGAAGCCGTGCAGGCGCTGGGCTTCGCCCATGTCTCGTTCCGCGGCGACAAGGGCTATAACGGCGTCGCGATCCTGTCGAAGCGGCCGATCGAACCCGCCGGCCACCGCTTCTGGGGTGGTGTCGAGGATGCCCGCCACATCTCGGCCCGCCTGCCCGACGGCATGATCGTGCACAATTTCTACGTGCCGGCCGGCGGCGATGTCCCCGACCCCGAGGTCAATCCGAAATTCGCCCATAAGCTGCGCTTCCTGGACGATCTGACCGCCTGGGGGCCAGAGATCGCCGGCAGCACCGCGCCGCGGATCATGGTCGGCGACCTCAATATCGCGCCGCTCGAAACCGATGTCTGGAGCCACAAGCAGCTGCTGAAGGTGGTCAGCCACACGCCCGTCGAGGTCGAAAAGCTCGACGCCGTCCAGGCCGCCGGTGCCTGGGTCGACGTGGTCCGCCAGGTCATCCCGCCCGAACAGAAGCTCTATTCCTGGTGGTCCTACCGTGCCCGCGACTGGGCCGCCGCCGATCGCGGCCGCCGGCTCGACCACATCTGGACCGACGCGACCCTGGCCCCCCGGGTGCGCGGCGCCCTGGTCCTGAAAGAGGCGCGCGGCTGGGAACAGCCCTCCGACCATGTGCCGGTGATGGTCGATATCGATCCGGCCTGA
- a CDS encoding SAM-dependent methyltransferase, which produces MDIPRIFNITESAHRIHNPITPEKLATLGAALRLKPGARVLDLGSGSGEMLCTWARDHGITGTGIDMSALFTRQARRRAEDLGVAHQVSFIHDDAAGHVSDRKVDVAACVGATWIAGGVDGTVELLARSLRPGGIILIGEPYWRRLPPTDEVARGCLAGGIADFLPLPERLASFGHLGYDVVEMVLADQDGWDRYEAAKWLTMRRWLDANPDDELAGEVRARLTTEPVRYAAHTRDYLGWGVFALMKR; this is translated from the coding sequence ATGGACATTCCGCGGATCTTCAACATCACCGAAAGTGCACACCGCATCCACAACCCGATCACTCCCGAAAAGCTTGCCACGCTGGGGGCCGCATTGCGTCTGAAGCCGGGGGCCCGGGTGCTCGATCTGGGCAGCGGATCGGGTGAGATGCTCTGCACCTGGGCGCGCGATCACGGCATCACCGGCACCGGCATCGACATGAGTGCGCTGTTCACCCGGCAGGCACGGCGCCGGGCCGAAGACCTCGGCGTCGCCCACCAGGTCAGCTTCATCCACGACGATGCGGCCGGTCATGTCTCTGACCGGAAGGTCGATGTGGCGGCCTGTGTCGGCGCGACCTGGATTGCCGGCGGCGTTGACGGCACGGTCGAGCTTCTGGCACGCAGCCTGCGCCCCGGTGGCATCATCCTGATCGGCGAACCCTACTGGCGTCGCCTGCCTCCGACCGACGAGGTCGCCCGGGGATGCCTTGCCGGCGGCATTGCCGATTTTCTGCCGCTTCCCGAACGGCTCGCCTCTTTCGGGCATCTTGGTTACGACGTGGTGGAAATGGTTCTGGCCGACCAGGACGGGTGGGACAGATACGAGGCGGCCAAATGGCTCACCATGCGGCGGTGGCTGGATGCCAATCCGGATGACGAGCTTGCAGGCGAGGTGCGCGCCAGACTGACGACCGAGCCGGTGCGCTATGCCGCCCATACCCGTGACTATCTCGGATGGGGCGTCTTCGCGTTGATGAAGCGGTGA
- a CDS encoding ABC transporter substrate-binding protein has translation MHRRTLKAAVVAAFAVFGAVMAAEAAPRDTLVIGIQQEPTSMDPTSDATASIDTILTRNVFETLTTADETGTVQPLLAKSWEVSPDGKVYTFKLNEGVTFTDGKPLDASTVKFAFERAMAPDSTNPSKTIFALITGIETPDATTVVIRLKEPDAYFLANLAMGDAAIVHPDTAANNKTTPVGSGPYKVKEWVRGDRVVLERNDANRLAAKAKLREVSFRVIPDPNTAAAALFSGDINAFPVIPAPETLEQFKQDKRFVVVSGTTEGEVILAMNNAKPPFNDIRVRRAINHLLDRQEIIDGAMSGYGTPIGSHFPPHNPAYVDLTGRYPHDVAKAKELLAEAGFPNGFETTLQLPPPPYARRSGEIIREQLAAGGIRVQLVNVEFPFWLSEVYKKKLYDMTIIAHVSPRDLSNYIKGTEYFYGYDSPEFRAMYDDFRKTVDPQQQIEKLKGLQTKLADDAVHGFLFQLAQAGVYDAKLRGYWKNAPELITPLTDMYWAD, from the coding sequence ATGCACCGTCGCACGCTTAAAGCTGCCGTTGTCGCCGCCTTCGCGGTGTTCGGCGCTGTCATGGCGGCCGAGGCCGCCCCCCGTGATACCCTCGTGATCGGCATCCAGCAGGAGCCGACCTCGATGGACCCGACCTCGGACGCCACCGCGTCGATCGACACCATCCTGACCCGGAACGTGTTCGAGACGCTGACCACCGCCGACGAGACCGGCACGGTGCAGCCGCTGCTGGCGAAGTCGTGGGAGGTGTCGCCCGACGGCAAGGTCTATACCTTCAAGCTGAACGAGGGCGTGACCTTCACCGACGGCAAGCCGCTGGATGCCTCCACGGTCAAATTCGCCTTCGAACGAGCGATGGCGCCGGACAGCACCAATCCCAGCAAGACGATCTTCGCGCTGATCACCGGCATCGAAACCCCGGACGCCACCACCGTGGTCATCCGGCTGAAGGAGCCCGACGCCTATTTCCTGGCCAATCTGGCGATGGGCGATGCCGCGATCGTGCATCCGGACACGGCTGCGAACAACAAGACCACGCCGGTCGGATCGGGCCCCTACAAGGTGAAGGAATGGGTGCGCGGCGATCGCGTGGTGCTGGAGCGCAACGACGCCAACCGGCTGGCGGCGAAGGCGAAGCTGCGCGAGGTGAGCTTCCGGGTGATCCCCGATCCCAACACCGCCGCGGCGGCGCTGTTCTCGGGCGACATCAACGCCTTCCCGGTGATCCCGGCGCCCGAGACGCTGGAGCAGTTCAAGCAGGACAAGCGCTTCGTCGTGGTCTCGGGCACGACCGAGGGCGAGGTGATCCTGGCGATGAACAACGCCAAGCCGCCCTTCAACGACATCCGCGTGCGCCGGGCGATCAACCATCTGCTCGACCGTCAGGAGATCATCGACGGCGCGATGTCGGGCTACGGCACCCCGATCGGCAGCCATTTCCCGCCCCACAACCCGGCCTATGTCGACCTGACCGGCCGCTATCCGCATGACGTCGCCAAGGCCAAGGAACTGCTGGCCGAGGCCGGCTTCCCCAACGGCTTCGAGACCACCCTGCAGCTGCCCCCGCCGCCCTATGCCCGCCGCTCGGGCGAGATCATCCGCGAGCAGCTGGCCGCCGGCGGCATCCGCGTCCAGCTGGTGAACGTGGAATTCCCGTTCTGGCTGTCGGAGGTCTACAAGAAGAAGCTCTACGACATGACGATCATCGCGCATGTCTCGCCGCGCGACCTGTCGAACTACATCAAGGGCACGGAGTACTTCTACGGCTATGACAGCCCCGAGTTCCGCGCGATGTACGACGATTTCCGCAAGACCGTCGACCCGCAGCAGCAGATCGAAAAGCTGAAGGGCCTGCAGACCAAACTGGCCGACGATGCCGTGCACGGCTTCCTGTTCCAGCTGGCCCAGGCCGGCGTCTACGACGCGAAGCTGCGCGGCTACTGGAAGAACGCGCCGGAACTGATCACCCCGCTGACCGACATGTATTGGGCCGACTGA